From a single Micromonospora sp. WMMD1102 genomic region:
- a CDS encoding cold-shock protein has protein sequence MATGTVKWFNSEKGFGFIEQDGGGPDVFVHYSAIASSGYRELNEGQKVEFDVTQGEKGPQAANVQPR, from the coding sequence ATGGCAACCGGAACCGTCAAGTGGTTCAACTCGGAAAAGGGCTTCGGCTTCATCGAGCAGGACGGCGGAGGACCGGACGTGTTCGTCCACTACTCCGCGATCGCATCGTCCGGCTACCGGGAGCTGAACGAGGGACAGAAGGTCGAGTTCGACGTCACGCAGGGCGAGAAGGGTCCACAGGCGGCTAACGTCCAGCCGCGCTGA